Proteins co-encoded in one alpha proteobacterium HIMB5 genomic window:
- a CDS encoding putative membrane protein, which translates to MLNSLYKKCLELAAHKSSKFFLGLVSFIESSFFPIPPDVMIIPMVFSRKKDFFKIFLIATIFSVLGGIFGYFIGSFFFDFAAQIISLYGYEEKMIKIKNDLGQGAGFFAWLGILFLAGFTPLPYKVFTIASGLVGFNLFVFIIVSIISRGLRFFIISYLSYKFGHLFTKFMESHGSKWFTMIGVVLVFIFAVVIYVFKHTS; encoded by the coding sequence ATGCTTAATTCGTTATACAAAAAATGCTTAGAGCTAGCTGCTCATAAAAGTTCAAAATTTTTTTTAGGACTTGTTTCATTTATTGAGAGTTCTTTTTTTCCAATTCCGCCAGATGTTATGATTATTCCAATGGTTTTTTCCAGAAAGAAAGATTTTTTTAAAATTTTTTTAATCGCTACTATTTTTTCAGTATTAGGCGGAATTTTTGGATATTTCATTGGATCATTCTTTTTTGATTTTGCTGCTCAAATAATCAGTTTGTATGGATATGAGGAAAAAATGATTAAAATTAAAAATGATTTAGGTCAAGGTGCAGGTTTTTTTGCTTGGCTAGGAATTTTATTTTTAGCTGGTTTCACCCCATTACCATACAAAGTTTTTACGATTGCTAGTGGTCTTGTTGGATTTAATCTTTTCGTCTTTATAATTGTAAGTATCATTTCAAGGGGTCTAAGATTTTTTATAATTTCGTATCTTTCTTATAAATTTGGGCATTTATTCACTAAATTTATGGAGAGCCATGGTTCGAAATGGTTCACTATGATTGGTGTTGTTTTGGTTTTTATATTCGCAGTTGTAATATACGTTTTTAAACATACATCTTAG
- a CDS encoding Disulfide bond formation protein DsbB (PFAM: Disulfide bond formation protein DsbB) — protein MVKKIYLSILIISILALSSAYFIEYFLGYQPCNLCLLERIPYALSIIIILTNLKIKFNDKHTILVLIIIFVVSALLSIYHLGIEQGLIEESFVCSTKDNLNLNKEQLLQELQKMNISCKNVAFTIFGLSLTTYNILLSVIISATLIKIYAKQK, from the coding sequence ATGGTAAAAAAAATTTATTTAAGTATTTTAATTATTTCAATATTAGCTTTATCCTCTGCTTATTTTATTGAGTATTTTTTGGGTTATCAACCATGCAATCTTTGTTTATTAGAAAGAATTCCTTACGCATTAAGTATAATTATAATTTTAACTAATTTAAAAATTAAATTTAATGATAAACATACAATTTTAGTATTAATCATTATTTTTGTTGTAAGTGCTTTATTATCAATTTATCATTTGGGAATTGAACAAGGATTAATTGAAGAGTCTTTTGTCTGTAGCACAAAGGATAATCTAAATTTAAACAAGGAACAATTGCTCCAAGAGCTTCAAAAAATGAATATTAGCTGTAAAAATGTGGCTTTTACTATATTTGGTTTATCGTTAACAACTTATAACATATTACTATCTGTAATAATTTCTGCTACTTTAATTAAAATTTATGCAAAACAAAAATAA
- a CDS encoding Ubiquinone biosynthesis protein COQ7 (PFAM: Ubiquinone biosynthesis protein COQ7), which translates to MQNKNKTDQKKLKEFIRVDHAGERGAVKIYEGQLLALNTVVKDDNLKKIIEEMKVHEKEHCEFFEEEIKKRNIQPTKLLPLWDLLGIGLGFGSTIIGKKAAMLCTASVEEVIDKHYLDQINQLGTDEAELKKKIKKFRDDELHHKDIAYEKGATKKGLYSLMDKIIKTGSKIAINISEKI; encoded by the coding sequence ATGCAAAACAAAAATAAAACTGACCAAAAAAAATTAAAAGAATTTATTAGAGTAGATCATGCTGGAGAACGTGGTGCTGTTAAAATTTATGAGGGACAGTTATTAGCCTTAAACACTGTTGTAAAAGATGACAACTTAAAAAAAATAATAGAAGAAATGAAAGTTCATGAAAAAGAACACTGTGAATTTTTTGAGGAGGAAATAAAAAAAAGGAATATTCAACCAACAAAATTACTACCATTATGGGATCTACTTGGTATTGGTCTAGGATTTGGTTCTACAATTATTGGAAAGAAAGCTGCAATGTTATGTACAGCATCAGTTGAAGAGGTAATCGATAAACATTACTTAGATCAAATAAATCAACTAGGTACGGATGAAGCTGAATTAAAAAAGAAAATAAAAAAATTTAGAGATGATGAACTTCATCATAAAGATATAGCATATGAAAAAGGAGCAACTAAAAAAGGTCTTTATTCTTTGATGGATAAAATAATTAAAACTGGATCTAAAATAGCTATAAATATTTCAGAAAAAATATAA
- a CDS encoding HNH endonuclease (PFAM: HNH endonuclease), whose translation MNFIEQDVSLEKCPALVLNADYRPLSYYPLSLWSWQDTVKSVFLDRVIIVSKYDREIRSPSFSMQLPSVIALKDYIVPQAKPSFTRFNVFLRDKFSCQYCGSKEELTFDHLLPRSKGGETNWDNVVTACSTCNVKKGGKLLKFSGMKLNQHPYRPSTEDLHKNGKNFPPNFLHKSWMDYLYWDVELES comes from the coding sequence ATGAATTTTATAGAACAAGATGTTTCTTTAGAAAAATGTCCTGCATTAGTTTTAAATGCAGATTATAGACCTCTGAGCTATTACCCTTTGTCATTATGGTCTTGGCAGGACACAGTGAAATCAGTCTTCTTAGATAGAGTAATTATCGTAAGTAAATATGATAGGGAAATTAGAAGCCCATCCTTTAGTATGCAGCTACCAAGTGTCATTGCTTTAAAAGATTATATAGTTCCTCAAGCAAAACCAAGTTTCACAAGATTTAATGTTTTTTTAAGAGATAAATTCTCTTGCCAATACTGTGGAAGTAAAGAAGAGCTAACTTTTGACCATTTATTACCAAGATCAAAAGGTGGAGAAACAAATTGGGATAATGTTGTTACGGCTTGCTCAACATGTAATGTTAAAAAAGGTGGAAAACTTTTGAAATTTTCAGGAATGAAATTAAACCAACACCCGTATAGGCCATCAACAGAAGATCTTCATAAAAATGGAAAAAATTTTCCTCCAAACTTTCTTCATAAAAGTTGGATGGACTATTTGTATTGGGATGTTGAATTAGAAAGTTAA
- a CDS encoding Phospholipase/Carboxylesterase (PFAM: Phospholipase/Carboxylesterase), which produces MTFCLKSKIIKPEKEIKNAIILLHGYGGDGNDISMLSLNWKRHLPNTIFICPNGHETCEINPSGYQWFDLTKDDSNYILKETKKAEEILKKFINEIKEEYNLINNNICLTGFSQGCMMSLNVGLTSEDKFSSIVGFSGKIINQNDLKQRIKNLTDVFLIHGELDDIVSPTFLLEAKDFLIREKINVESHMVKNCGHHIPIEASSLALNYILKKI; this is translated from the coding sequence ATGACATTTTGCCTAAAATCTAAAATTATCAAGCCAGAAAAAGAAATAAAAAATGCAATAATACTACTTCATGGTTATGGAGGAGATGGAAATGATATTAGTATGTTATCTTTAAATTGGAAACGTCATTTGCCTAATACAATTTTTATATGCCCAAACGGACATGAAACTTGTGAAATAAATCCCTCTGGATATCAATGGTTTGATTTAACAAAAGATGACTCAAACTATATTTTGAAAGAAACAAAAAAAGCAGAAGAAATACTTAAAAAGTTTATAAATGAAATTAAAGAAGAATATAATTTAATTAATAACAACATATGTTTAACAGGTTTTAGCCAAGGATGTATGATGTCTTTGAATGTGGGACTAACTTCTGAAGATAAATTTAGTTCCATTGTTGGTTTTTCAGGAAAAATAATAAATCAGAATGATCTAAAACAGAGAATCAAAAATTTAACAGATGTTTTTTTAATTCATGGTGAATTAGATGATATTGTTTCACCTACATTTTTATTAGAAGCAAAAGATTTTCTGATAAGAGAAAAAATTAATGTAGAGTCACATATGGTAAAAAATTGTGGACATCATATACCAATTGAGGCTTCAAGTTTAGCATTAAATTACATCTTAAAAAAAATTTAA
- a CDS encoding hypoxia-induced family protein (PFAM: Hypoxia induced protein conserved region), whose protein sequence is MISGVLVKIISITLLIAVGVVLILGIGTLFKGGSTSKKYSNKLMQLRVLLQFIAILVLVGFAYFFKN, encoded by the coding sequence ATGATATCTGGAGTTCTTGTTAAAATTATTTCAATCACCTTACTCATCGCTGTCGGTGTAGTATTAATATTAGGAATTGGAACTCTTTTTAAAGGTGGCAGCACAAGCAAAAAATATTCTAATAAATTAATGCAATTAAGAGTTCTTCTTCAATTTATAGCGATTTTAGTCTTAGTTGGTTTTGCATATTTTTTTAAGAATTAA
- a CDS encoding Redoxin (PFAM: Redoxin): MRILILYIFLLANAVATENAPSKNIVINDELKVYDNLYFFDQENKRINLDEFRGKFVLLNFWAIWCAPCKEEMPSLDKLKENKKLNNIEIFPINVGNDSIEKSKEFFKDLNIKNLKAYFDPKINLARELSLRGVPTSVLVNKNGEEFARIIGIVDFEDPSIVDWLSKYN, encoded by the coding sequence ATGAGAATTTTAATACTATATATATTTTTACTTGCAAATGCAGTAGCCACTGAAAATGCGCCATCCAAAAACATAGTCATTAATGATGAATTAAAAGTGTATGATAATCTATATTTTTTTGATCAAGAAAATAAAAGAATTAATTTAGATGAATTTAGAGGAAAATTTGTATTATTAAATTTTTGGGCTATTTGGTGTGCACCATGCAAAGAAGAAATGCCATCTTTGGACAAACTTAAAGAAAATAAAAAACTTAATAATATTGAGATCTTTCCAATAAATGTAGGTAACGACAGTATAGAAAAATCTAAAGAGTTTTTTAAGGATCTAAACATAAAAAATTTAAAGGCATATTTTGATCCAAAAATAAATCTTGCAAGAGAATTATCTTTAAGGGGTGTTCCAACTTCTGTGCTTGTAAATAAAAACGGTGAAGAGTTTGCTAGAATAATAGGAATAGTTGATTTTGAAGATCCAAGTATAGTTGATTGGCTGTCTAAATATAATTAA
- a CDS encoding argininosuccinate lyase (PFAM: Lyase~TIGRFAM: argininosuccinate lyase), translated as MTNNKNNKAIWNTRIKKKSSILYQKAGSSLDIDKRLFKEDILGSKAHVEMLFRQKIISFKIKNKIIYGLDKIEKEIKNKKFIFKKEYEDIHINIEKRLHEIIGEEAGYIHTARSRNDQVITDFKLWIKSSTKNLDFEIQNLIKSIIKIAEKNVETIMPGFTHLKNAQPISFAHYLLSFVEMFNRDRFRFNNNLENLNENPLGVGALTGTSFNIDRNYTTKKLGFKKPTNNSVDTVSDRDFVLDFLFSSSVCAMHISRIAEELIIWNSDAFRLISLSDQIVTGSSIMPQKKNPDLLEFLRGKTGSSYGNLFSMLTILKGLPMSYFKDLQDDKQLVFSSYDNLIDSLKILNEVFNNITPNKKNMIKLAETGFITATDLADYLVKNCSMPFRDAYQKTASIINYAEKSKKELKELTLDELKKFNPKFTSDVLSIFELKNSINSKKSFGGTSFSNIKKMIVKYKKNL; from the coding sequence ATGACAAATAATAAAAACAATAAAGCAATATGGAATACTAGAATAAAAAAGAAATCTTCTATTTTATATCAAAAAGCTGGAAGCTCTTTAGATATAGATAAAAGACTTTTTAAAGAAGATATTTTAGGATCAAAGGCCCATGTTGAAATGCTCTTTAGACAGAAAATTATTTCTTTCAAAATAAAAAATAAAATCATCTATGGATTGGACAAAATTGAGAAAGAAATAAAAAATAAGAAATTTATTTTTAAAAAAGAATATGAGGATATTCACATCAATATTGAAAAAAGACTTCATGAAATAATTGGTGAGGAAGCGGGATATATCCATACAGCTCGATCAAGAAATGATCAGGTTATAACTGATTTTAAATTATGGATTAAATCTTCTACAAAAAATTTAGATTTTGAAATACAGAATTTGATTAAATCTATTATTAAAATAGCTGAAAAAAATGTTGAAACAATAATGCCTGGTTTTACACATTTAAAAAATGCTCAACCGATTTCATTTGCTCATTATTTGTTATCTTTTGTTGAAATGTTTAATAGAGATAGATTTAGATTTAATAATAACTTAGAAAATTTAAATGAAAATCCACTTGGTGTTGGGGCCTTAACTGGAACTTCATTTAATATTGATAGAAATTACACAACAAAAAAACTTGGTTTTAAGAAGCCTACAAACAATTCTGTAGACACTGTTTCTGATAGAGATTTTGTTTTAGATTTTCTATTCAGTTCATCTGTATGTGCTATGCATATTTCAAGAATTGCTGAAGAGTTAATAATTTGGAATTCTGATGCTTTTAGATTGATTTCCTTGAGTGATCAAATAGTTACTGGTTCTTCAATAATGCCTCAGAAAAAAAATCCTGATCTTCTTGAATTTTTGCGAGGAAAAACAGGATCATCTTATGGAAATCTTTTTTCAATGTTAACAATTTTAAAAGGTCTTCCAATGTCTTATTTTAAAGACTTACAGGATGATAAGCAGCTAGTGTTTTCCTCTTATGATAATTTAATTGATAGTTTAAAAATTTTAAACGAAGTTTTTAACAATATAACGCCAAATAAAAAGAATATGATCAAATTAGCTGAAACTGGGTTTATCACTGCAACAGATTTAGCAGACTATCTGGTAAAAAATTGTTCTATGCCGTTTAGAGATGCATATCAAAAAACAGCATCAATTATAAATTATGCTGAAAAGAGTAAAAAAGAACTTAAGGAATTAACTCTCGATGAATTAAAAAAATTCAATCCTAAGTTTACGAGTGATGTACTTTCAATATTCGAATTAAAAAATTCAATAAATTCTAAAAAATCTTTTGGAGGAACGTCTTTTAGTAATATAAAAAAGATGATAGTCAAATATAAGAAAAATTTATGA
- a CDS encoding diaminopimelate decarboxylase (PFAM: Pyridoxal-dependent decarboxylase, C-terminal sheet domain; Pyridoxal-dependent decarboxylase, pyridoxal binding domain~TIGRFAM: diaminopimelate decarboxylase) has translation MKYRNNNFFIENIKAEKIAKKYGTPSYCYSYLKLRNNILNFKKNFKILNPLICFAVKSNPNLHLLKEIKKFGLGADVVSIGELMRALKAGINPKKIVFSGVGKTEDEIRYAINKKILLLNTESESEIKEIEKISKSMRKTIDIGIRLNPNTDAKTLSQISTGKKENKFGIDEKQFLNLVKYVKNSKNLNLKCLSVHIGSQILNHKPYEKMLKVLDRVIKKSNFQFKFIDLGGGMGIDYDGSNKKLNLKKYSNAIQKFIKNHNSKIIFEPGRSIIGNSGIMLSKVNYIKKSSRKDFIILDAAMNDLMRPALYNAKHRILPLNKTKLKSKKNYEFVGPICESTDKFLNTNKFQKLNEKDYIIICDVGAYGMSLSSNYNMRPKASEILVNGSKIKIISKRQKLKDLI, from the coding sequence ATGAAATATAGAAATAATAATTTTTTCATAGAAAATATAAAAGCTGAAAAAATTGCCAAAAAATATGGAACACCTAGTTATTGTTACTCATACTTAAAACTTAGAAATAATATTTTAAACTTTAAGAAAAATTTTAAGATTTTAAACCCATTAATTTGTTTTGCTGTAAAATCTAATCCTAATTTGCATCTACTAAAAGAAATAAAAAAATTTGGTTTAGGTGCTGACGTGGTTTCCATTGGAGAATTAATGAGAGCTTTAAAAGCAGGCATTAACCCAAAAAAAATTGTTTTTTCTGGAGTTGGCAAAACAGAAGATGAAATAAGATATGCAATAAATAAGAAAATTTTATTATTAAATACTGAGTCTGAAAGCGAAATTAAAGAAATAGAAAAAATATCAAAATCTATGAGAAAGACAATTGATATTGGTATACGTTTGAATCCAAACACTGATGCAAAAACTTTGAGTCAAATCTCTACTGGAAAAAAAGAAAACAAATTTGGAATTGATGAAAAACAATTTCTTAACTTAGTAAAATACGTAAAAAATTCAAAAAATCTAAATTTAAAATGTTTAAGTGTTCATATTGGTAGTCAGATACTCAATCATAAACCTTACGAGAAAATGTTAAAAGTTTTAGACAGAGTAATAAAAAAATCTAATTTTCAATTTAAATTTATTGATTTAGGTGGGGGTATGGGAATTGATTATGATGGCTCAAATAAAAAACTAAATTTAAAAAAATACTCGAATGCAATTCAAAAATTTATAAAAAACCATAATTCTAAAATTATTTTTGAACCTGGTAGATCAATAATAGGTAATTCTGGTATAATGTTATCGAAAGTTAATTATATTAAAAAAAGTTCAAGAAAAGATTTCATTATATTAGACGCTGCAATGAATGATCTTATGCGCCCGGCGTTATATAATGCAAAACACAGAATATTGCCTTTGAACAAGACTAAACTAAAATCAAAAAAAAATTATGAATTTGTAGGACCCATTTGTGAAAGCACTGATAAATTCTTGAATACAAATAAATTTCAAAAACTTAATGAAAAAGATTATATAATTATTTGTGATGTCGGAGCTTATGGTATGTCGCTTAGTTCTAATTACAATATGAGACCGAAGGCATCAGAAATTTTGGTAAATGGTTCAAAAATTAAAATTATAAGTAAGAGACAAAAGCTCAAAGACTTAATATAG
- a CDS encoding Acyltransferase (PFAM: Acyltransferase~TIGRFAM: 1-acyl-sn-glycerol-3-phosphate acyltransferases), translated as MIRNFLFSFFFFFGIIIISLVFLPSFFLPQKVVLFGGKLMGYWSAICLRTFLNVKILIKGKENMISNQKFFIASSHQSMFETFFLQTIFNSPVFILKNELLLIPIFGWYLKKIGSISIKRNKITKDNLGFIDDIIKMIQTTNRPLIIFPQGTRALPDDRSDFKKGAGRIYEQINVPCQPIAINSGYVWPKKNQKTPNKDITISILKKIDQGLSKEKFIELLQKEIYGELDKIN; from the coding sequence ATGATAAGAAATTTTTTATTTTCATTTTTTTTCTTTTTTGGAATAATAATAATCTCTTTAGTTTTCTTGCCTTCATTTTTTCTCCCTCAAAAAGTTGTTTTATTTGGTGGAAAATTAATGGGCTATTGGTCAGCAATATGTTTGAGAACTTTCTTAAATGTTAAAATTTTAATAAAAGGCAAAGAAAATATGATTTCAAATCAAAAGTTTTTTATTGCTTCATCACACCAATCGATGTTTGAAACATTTTTTCTTCAAACAATATTTAATTCTCCCGTTTTTATTTTAAAAAATGAACTTTTATTAATTCCTATTTTTGGCTGGTACTTAAAAAAAATTGGATCTATATCAATTAAAAGAAACAAAATAACAAAAGATAATCTTGGATTTATTGATGATATTATAAAAATGATACAAACTACTAATAGACCTTTAATAATTTTTCCTCAAGGAACAAGAGCTTTACCTGACGATAGATCTGATTTTAAAAAAGGGGCTGGAAGAATTTATGAACAAATAAATGTTCCTTGTCAGCCAATAGCAATTAATTCGGGATACGTTTGGCCAAAAAAAAATCAAAAGACTCCCAATAAAGATATAACAATTTCTATATTAAAAAAAATTGATCAAGGATTATCAAAAGAAAAGTTTATAGAACTGTTGCAAAAAGAAATTTATGGGGAATTAGATAAGATTAATTAA
- a CDS encoding DNA polymerase III, beta subunit (PFAM: DNA polymerase III beta subunit, C-terminal domain; DNA polymerase III beta subunit, N-terminal domain; DNA polymerase III beta subunit, central domain~TIGRFAM: DNA polymerase III, beta subunit): MKFNINQQDLQQALNYCQGVIEKRSTLPILSNILLDANNSNLTITATDLDLIFIHQIKNVEILEPGSTTTTSSIMYDIIRKFTSGKKINLSLKDESKLQVESEKSLFNLNCINASEFPLTDENFNQNEFSIKSKQLLKLLNKCKFSVSNDETRHYLSGIYLHQTEVEDKIYLTAAATDSHRMSISKVRLENKIEFEPIILPKKTIFQLCSLLDNYDGEVKVSNAKSKIKFELDNSILISKLIDGKFPNYIQVIPKNNQKKLELDLKLFLDSVDRVASVSLDKKDGVKFNLSKDILNLSVNNTNSGDGKESLNVSFDHELEISFNSRYLIDVASQLDGEKIEVYFNDTGSPALIKDPGDFDSIYVVMPMKG; encoded by the coding sequence ATGAAGTTTAATATTAACCAACAAGATTTACAGCAAGCCCTTAATTATTGCCAAGGTGTAATTGAAAAAAGAAGCACTTTGCCAATTCTTTCAAACATTTTGTTAGATGCTAATAACTCAAACTTAACTATTACTGCAACAGATCTTGATTTAATTTTTATCCATCAAATCAAAAATGTTGAAATCTTAGAGCCTGGAAGTACAACAACTACTTCGTCAATAATGTATGATATAATAAGAAAGTTTACTTCTGGCAAAAAAATAAATTTATCGTTAAAAGATGAAAGTAAACTTCAAGTAGAATCAGAGAAGTCTTTATTTAATTTGAATTGTATAAATGCCTCTGAATTTCCATTAACTGATGAAAATTTTAATCAAAATGAATTTTCAATAAAGTCTAAACAATTATTAAAATTATTAAATAAATGTAAATTTTCAGTTTCTAATGATGAAACTAGACATTATTTGAGTGGAATTTACTTACACCAAACTGAAGTTGAAGATAAAATTTATCTCACAGCTGCAGCAACTGATAGTCATAGAATGTCAATCTCAAAAGTTAGATTAGAAAACAAAATTGAATTTGAGCCAATTATATTACCAAAAAAAACGATTTTCCAATTATGTTCGTTACTTGATAATTATGATGGCGAAGTAAAAGTTTCTAATGCGAAGTCAAAAATAAAATTTGAGTTAGATAATAGTATTTTAATTTCAAAACTAATTGATGGTAAATTTCCAAATTATATTCAAGTTATTCCAAAAAATAATCAAAAAAAATTAGAGCTAGATCTTAAGTTATTTTTAGACTCAGTTGATAGAGTTGCATCTGTGTCATTAGACAAGAAAGATGGTGTTAAATTTAATTTATCAAAAGATATTTTAAATCTATCAGTAAATAATACTAATAGTGGAGATGGTAAAGAAAGCTTAAACGTTAGTTTTGATCATGAATTAGAAATAAGCTTTAATTCAAGATATTTAATTGATGTTGCATCTCAACTAGATGGAGAAAAAATAGAAGTCTACTTTAATGACACTGGTTCACCAGCCTTAATTAAAGATCCAGGTGATTTTGATAGTATTTATGTTGTGATGCCAATGAAAGGTTAA
- a CDS encoding hypothetical protein (PFAM: domain; Bacterial dnaA protein~TIGRFAM: conserved hypothetical protein) — MNNTFTNKNLKQVSPDRLDWELVKSEMKSKLGSDIYESWLKKIEFIEEINNYVLLSVPTRFIRDWITSRYLDQILQIIKNYKKEIYRIEFKIIEKKSSLEDFTEIDTNSNKTDENVSFIKDSYLQYNRIDPNKRFDNFITGTSNKLAYEASLKVSENIAHYNPLYIYGGVGMGKTHLLNAIGLELKKNNKVMFISAERFMYQFVKSIKSNEMVKFKEYFRNTDILLIDDIQFMNGKEAMQEEFFHTFNALLDKGSQIIVSADRAPNKLSRIQERIKSRFSGGLVVDIQKPDYQLRKEIVAKKADELTSLYSDQKKISQDIQDFISNEITGSIRELVGAINRLVSFSRIYNKIPNISETKVVLKDLLNISENKVTIDLIQTLVCKFFKISKNEMLSARRSRYLVRPRQVAIYLTKILTSKSLPEIGREFSNRDHTTIIHSVKTIEKLKENDSEMVENINKLKNQILYKNQENEV; from the coding sequence ATGAACAATACTTTTACAAATAAAAATTTAAAACAAGTTAGCCCAGATAGATTAGATTGGGAATTAGTAAAATCAGAAATGAAAAGTAAACTTGGCTCTGATATTTACGAAAGTTGGTTAAAGAAAATTGAATTTATAGAAGAAATAAACAATTATGTTTTATTATCAGTTCCAACTAGATTTATCAGAGATTGGATTACTTCAAGATATTTAGATCAAATTTTACAAATAATTAAAAATTACAAAAAAGAAATTTACAGAATAGAGTTTAAGATCATAGAAAAAAAATCATCACTTGAAGACTTTACTGAAATAGATACAAATTCAAATAAAACTGATGAAAACGTTTCATTTATAAAAGATTCTTATCTTCAATATAATCGAATAGATCCTAATAAAAGATTTGATAATTTTATTACAGGCACAAGTAATAAATTAGCATATGAAGCGTCTTTGAAAGTATCTGAAAATATTGCTCATTATAATCCCTTATATATTTATGGTGGTGTTGGTATGGGAAAAACTCACTTGTTAAACGCGATTGGGTTAGAATTGAAAAAAAACAATAAAGTAATGTTTATTTCAGCAGAGAGATTTATGTACCAATTTGTTAAGTCTATAAAATCAAATGAAATGGTTAAATTTAAAGAATATTTTAGAAATACGGATATTCTTTTGATAGACGATATTCAATTTATGAATGGTAAAGAAGCAATGCAAGAAGAGTTTTTTCATACCTTCAATGCTTTGTTAGATAAGGGTTCACAAATTATTGTATCAGCAGATAGAGCTCCAAATAAATTATCTAGAATTCAAGAAAGAATAAAATCAAGATTTTCAGGAGGTTTAGTTGTGGATATACAAAAACCCGATTACCAACTAAGGAAAGAGATTGTTGCCAAAAAAGCAGACGAATTGACCTCATTATATTCAGATCAAAAAAAAATTTCTCAAGATATTCAAGATTTTATAAGTAATGAGATAACAGGAAGTATAAGAGAGCTTGTAGGCGCAATTAATAGACTGGTATCTTTTTCAAGAATTTATAATAAAATTCCAAATATTAGTGAAACAAAAGTTGTATTAAAAGATTTATTAAATATTTCAGAAAATAAAGTTACGATAGATTTAATTCAAACTTTAGTTTGCAAGTTCTTTAAAATCAGCAAAAATGAAATGTTATCTGCTAGAAGATCTAGATATTTAGTAAGACCAAGACAAGTTGCAATTTATCTTACAAAAATTTTGACATCAAAGTCATTACCAGAGATAGGTCGTGAATTTTCTAATAGAGATCACACAACAATTATCCATTCAGTAAAAACAATTGAAAAATTAAAAGAAAATGATTCAGAAATGGTTGAGAATATTAACAAGTTAAAAAATCAAATTTTATATAAAAACCAAGAAAATGAAGTTTAA
- a CDS encoding SSU ribosomal protein S20P (PFAM: Ribosomal protein S20~TIGRFAM: ribosomal protein S20), with product MANTKSAIKRIRRIAKQTTVNRARKSRYKNALKKMNVLIVEKKKDEALKFLPKLNSELMKIAKTGIIKKQNASRNVSRITKKISAL from the coding sequence ATGGCAAATACAAAATCTGCAATTAAAAGAATTAGAAGAATAGCTAAACAGACAACTGTTAATAGAGCACGTAAGAGTAGGTATAAAAATGCTCTAAAGAAAATGAACGTATTAATTGTAGAGAAAAAGAAAGATGAAGCTTTAAAATTCTTACCTAAGTTGAATTCAGAGTTAATGAAAATTGCTAAGACAGGTATCATTAAAAAACAAAACGCCTCTAGAAACGTTTCAAGAATTACAAAAAAAATTTCAGCCCTTTAA